One genomic window of Niveibacterium sp. SC-1 includes the following:
- a CDS encoding glycosyl hydrolase codes for MSFLRNLFATAVLGLGVSIPAAARAPLEPADGRTLLIVGQEKHEIARYWKEVGPAGGYMLYSSLATLSGLDGPIKGSGCSDSGTMDFQDWVQNYPDTVAQVGLYMVSSLTDAATGELDHVIADMAEILRQSGKPVFLRIGYEFDGPWNRYHPDLYKMAWKRIADILHGRQVGEVSIAPVSNVALVWHSGAYDTYMNRPIADWYPGDEYVDWVALSWFQWGSDDNEAAATEAREKVAAFARTHGKPLMIAESAPKQYFEAHDPKAWAGWHQRVLDWISANNVKAYSYINQDWTAMPQWQAACGNGADWGNTRIQKPGSRILETWRKELENPRWLRQGPELYPAIGFTPR; via the coding sequence ATGTCCTTCCTGCGCAATCTTTTCGCCACCGCCGTGCTCGGCCTCGGCGTGTCGATTCCCGCCGCCGCGCGCGCGCCGCTGGAGCCTGCGGACGGTCGCACGCTTCTCATCGTCGGGCAGGAGAAGCATGAGATCGCCCGGTATTGGAAAGAGGTCGGGCCCGCGGGGGGCTACATGCTCTATAGCAGCCTGGCGACGCTCTCCGGGCTCGACGGCCCGATCAAGGGCAGCGGTTGCTCCGACAGCGGGACGATGGACTTCCAGGACTGGGTGCAGAACTATCCGGACACCGTGGCGCAGGTCGGGCTCTACATGGTGAGTTCGCTTACCGACGCCGCCACCGGCGAGCTCGACCACGTGATCGCCGACATGGCGGAGATCCTGCGGCAGTCGGGCAAGCCGGTCTTCCTGCGCATCGGCTACGAGTTTGACGGGCCCTGGAATCGCTACCACCCGGACCTCTACAAGATGGCCTGGAAGCGGATCGCCGACATCCTTCATGGCCGGCAGGTGGGCGAGGTCTCGATCGCACCGGTCAGCAACGTCGCTCTGGTGTGGCATTCCGGTGCTTACGACACCTACATGAATCGCCCGATCGCCGATTGGTACCCCGGCGACGAGTACGTCGATTGGGTCGCGCTGAGCTGGTTCCAGTGGGGCTCGGACGACAACGAGGCGGCCGCCACCGAGGCGCGCGAGAAGGTCGCAGCCTTCGCGCGGACTCACGGCAAGCCGTTGATGATCGCGGAGTCCGCGCCGAAGCAGTACTTCGAGGCGCACGATCCCAAGGCCTGGGCGGGCTGGCACCAGCGCGTGCTCGACTGGATCAGCGCCAACAACGTGAAGGCCTACAGCTACATCAACCAGGACTGGACCGCGATGCCGCAATGGCAGGCGGCCTGCGGCAACGGCGCCGACTGGGGCAACACGCGGATACAGAAACCCGGCTCGCGGATCCTGGAGACATGGCGCAAGGAGCTGGAGAACCCACGCTGGTTGCGCCAGGGGCCGGAGCTCTATCCCGCGATCGGCTTCACGCCACGCTGA
- a CDS encoding DUF5107 domain-containing protein, translating into MREWRGRPGRMSLSACTLLFALGGSAWAAGLPLVEPTPQAAARTPVFSATKAGAVSLSRSTQTLREYAYTLDEDGLIEDPDAARTSSAIRARNFEAWVIENDFVRATLVPGYGGRILSLIYKPTGHESFYRNPVASAYGIGDGNFLYDWLQVWGGVFPTFGPEHGKAWNHAWAFEVLRQDAEAVSVVMRWKDDREVFTPPSFRRYGRKTGLELAYTVTLRAGRAALDTRIEIHNPTPASQDYEYWTNVSLAPGSDAAHPAATAGAEVVYPLQFVTAAWCPNESRCRQTLAQARPADAAPGQAQAWDFGALRQYRNWPEWGIFYAWPDMANRNFWGVINHDNDEGLIRIADNQLTRGLKFWTFGYPSSKDIDPEKTRSPYRPFIELWAGATREFFRTRNLAAGATDSQAEVYAPTQGLKTVSHANDNFVADLRVSEGALRADIVCLYPDAPLGYRVRAGDKVLAGGALAAAVNGVRHLVLPLDAGLAAGANLTLELMQDTGQEAGQDSVPVFEASLPR; encoded by the coding sequence ATGCGGGAGTGGCGCGGGCGCCCGGGCAGGATGAGCCTGAGCGCCTGCACACTGCTCTTCGCCCTGGGCGGGAGTGCCTGGGCCGCTGGCCTCCCGTTGGTGGAACCCACGCCACAGGCGGCCGCGCGCACGCCCGTATTCAGCGCAACGAAGGCCGGCGCGGTGAGTCTCTCGCGCAGCACGCAGACGCTGCGCGAATACGCCTACACGCTCGACGAGGACGGCCTCATTGAAGACCCGGACGCGGCGCGCACCAGCTCGGCGATCCGTGCCCGGAACTTCGAGGCCTGGGTGATCGAGAACGACTTCGTGCGCGCGACCCTGGTGCCCGGCTATGGCGGACGCATTCTCTCGCTGATCTACAAGCCGACCGGCCACGAATCCTTCTATCGCAATCCGGTGGCGTCCGCTTACGGCATCGGCGACGGCAATTTCCTCTACGATTGGCTGCAGGTCTGGGGCGGCGTGTTCCCGACTTTCGGCCCCGAGCATGGCAAGGCCTGGAACCATGCCTGGGCCTTCGAGGTGCTGAGGCAGGACGCCGAGGCAGTCTCGGTGGTGATGCGCTGGAAGGACGACCGGGAGGTCTTCACTCCGCCGAGTTTTCGCCGCTACGGACGCAAGACCGGGCTGGAGCTGGCCTATACCGTGACGCTGCGGGCGGGGCGCGCCGCGCTCGATACGCGCATCGAGATCCACAACCCGACGCCAGCGTCACAGGACTACGAGTACTGGACCAACGTGAGCCTCGCCCCCGGCTCGGACGCTGCGCACCCGGCCGCGACGGCGGGCGCGGAGGTCGTCTATCCGCTGCAGTTCGTCACTGCGGCCTGGTGTCCGAACGAATCGCGTTGTCGCCAGACCCTGGCACAGGCAAGGCCGGCGGACGCCGCGCCAGGGCAAGCGCAGGCCTGGGACTTCGGCGCCCTGCGGCAGTACAGGAACTGGCCCGAGTGGGGCATCTTCTACGCCTGGCCGGACATGGCCAATCGCAATTTCTGGGGCGTCATCAACCACGACAACGACGAAGGCCTGATCCGCATCGCCGATAACCAGCTCACCCGGGGCTTGAAGTTCTGGACCTTCGGCTATCCCTCCAGCAAGGACATCGACCCGGAGAAAACCCGCAGCCCCTATCGACCCTTCATCGAGCTGTGGGCGGGCGCGACGCGTGAGTTCTTCCGCACCCGCAATCTGGCCGCCGGGGCCACCGACAGCCAGGCGGAGGTCTATGCGCCGACGCAGGGGCTCAAGACCGTGAGCCATGCCAACGACAACTTCGTCGCCGACCTGCGGGTGAGCGAGGGCGCGCTGCGGGCCGACATCGTTTGCCTCTATCCGGATGCGCCATTGGGCTACCGCGTACGCGCGGGCGACAAGGTGCTTGCGGGCGGTGCGCTGGCGGCGGCGGTGAACGGTGTGCGGCACCTCGTGTTGCCGCTGGACGCCGGTCTCGCGGCGGGTGCGAACCTGACGCTGGAGCTCATGCAGGACACCGGGCAGGAGGCCGGACAGGACAGCGTGCCGGTGTTCGAGGCCAGCCTTCCGCGTTGA
- a CDS encoding LysR family transcriptional regulator: protein MGRLDINRSGELEVFVRVVELGGFSAAARACRMTPSAVSKLVGRLEERLGARLLNRSTRRLGLTPEGCTFYERGVRVLADLDEAERSAAVQGEPRGRLRINANVPFGHHILLPLLPEFLARHPELSVDLVLTDEVVDLLEQRTDVAVRAGPLKSSSLLARKLGDTRMLIVGAPAYLDAHGTPQDVEALLRHNRLGANYVRAQPGWPLRVGGEEILVPVSGNAQVSDGEALRRLVLAGLGLARLPRFMVREDLAAGRLRAVLSEFDPGDREAVHAVFVGAGGHLPLRVRALLDFLVERVRLD, encoded by the coding sequence ATGGGACGACTGGATATCAATCGCTCCGGCGAGCTCGAAGTCTTCGTGCGCGTCGTCGAACTGGGTGGTTTCTCGGCCGCGGCGCGCGCCTGCCGCATGACGCCTTCGGCGGTGAGCAAGCTGGTCGGTCGCCTCGAAGAGCGCCTGGGTGCGCGCCTGCTCAATCGCTCCACGCGCCGGCTCGGACTCACGCCCGAGGGCTGCACCTTCTACGAGCGCGGCGTACGCGTCCTTGCCGATCTCGACGAGGCGGAACGCAGCGCCGCGGTGCAGGGCGAGCCGCGCGGCCGTCTGCGCATCAATGCCAACGTGCCCTTCGGCCACCACATCCTGCTGCCCTTGCTACCCGAATTTCTCGCCCGCCATCCGGAGCTGAGCGTGGACCTGGTGCTCACCGACGAGGTGGTGGACCTGCTCGAACAGCGCACCGATGTCGCGGTGCGCGCGGGCCCGCTGAAGAGCTCCAGCCTGCTTGCCCGCAAGCTCGGCGACACCCGCATGCTGATCGTCGGCGCCCCGGCCTATCTCGACGCCCACGGCACGCCGCAGGATGTGGAGGCGCTTCTGCGACACAACCGGCTGGGCGCGAACTATGTGCGAGCCCAGCCCGGCTGGCCGCTGCGCGTCGGCGGCGAGGAAATCCTCGTACCCGTCAGCGGCAACGCGCAGGTGAGCGATGGCGAGGCGCTGCGGCGTCTGGTTCTCGCGGGACTGGGACTCGCCCGGCTCCCGCGCTTCATGGTGCGTGAGGACCTCGCGGCCGGCCGACTGCGCGCCGTCCTGAGCGAGTTCGACCCCGGCGACCGCGAGGCGGTGCACGCCGTTTTCGTCGGCGCAGGCGGACATCTTCCGCTGCGCGTGCGGGCGCTGCTCGACTTCCTGGTGGAGAGGGTGCGCCTCGACTGA
- a CDS encoding SHOCT domain-containing protein, with the protein MSARPVTPLRQALIALGLSTLLVSAPAHGGALDGLLGFSDTGNVEYWTGHKDKPMKWGEWDYISFERRKGAEAGAPSSHPATVGEQQVASLLAAVRIGPEKAGQPAKPLFTEDEINRLAPAIAAGLAVATPEEDIVFLTSGRRDFKELFGRMANAARVFVADGQFNIIVGTQLSDALMSVRPGTKAFLDLSTGSRAKLAKDVHLATVSGGQLKREDWVVLPLGLQAAPVTAATPVTPATAVAAPAAATAAPAAADAESDAFFKKQSARLKGLKSMRDQGLISEEEFQAKRAEILQGL; encoded by the coding sequence ATGTCCGCACGTCCCGTCACTCCGCTCCGCCAGGCCTTGATCGCGCTGGGCCTGAGCACCCTGCTCGTCTCCGCTCCCGCCCACGGCGGCGCCCTGGATGGCCTGCTCGGTTTTTCCGACACCGGCAACGTGGAGTACTGGACCGGCCACAAGGACAAGCCGATGAAGTGGGGCGAGTGGGACTACATCAGCTTCGAGCGCCGCAAAGGCGCCGAGGCGGGCGCGCCTTCCAGCCACCCTGCCACCGTGGGCGAACAGCAGGTCGCGAGCCTTCTCGCGGCGGTCCGCATCGGACCGGAGAAGGCTGGACAGCCGGCCAAGCCCCTGTTCACCGAGGACGAAATCAACCGCCTCGCGCCCGCGATTGCGGCCGGCCTGGCAGTGGCGACGCCGGAGGAGGACATCGTGTTCCTGACCTCGGGGCGCCGCGACTTCAAGGAGCTGTTCGGCCGCATGGCAAATGCCGCACGGGTCTTCGTGGCGGACGGGCAGTTCAACATCATCGTCGGCACCCAGCTCTCGGACGCATTGATGTCTGTACGCCCGGGCACGAAGGCGTTCCTGGACCTCTCCACCGGCTCGCGCGCCAAGCTCGCCAAGGATGTGCATCTGGCCACGGTTTCCGGCGGCCAGCTCAAGCGTGAGGATTGGGTCGTGCTGCCTCTGGGCTTGCAGGCCGCTCCGGTCACCGCGGCAACGCCGGTCACGCCGGCAACCGCTGTGGCGGCTCCCGCTGCCGCAACAGCCGCACCGGCCGCGGCAGACGCGGAGAGCGACGCCTTCTTCAAGAAACAGAGCGCGCGCCTGAAAGGGCTCAAGAGCATGCGTGACCAAGGCCTGATCAGCGAAGAGGAATTCCAGGCCAAGCGCGCCGAGATCCTCCAGGGCCTCTGA
- the yacG gene encoding DNA gyrase inhibitor YacG has product MPRPRVVKCPTCGAPVEWVEANRYRPFCSERCRQIDLGAWASEAYRIPVQETDEDPESSDPRS; this is encoded by the coding sequence ATGCCCAGGCCGCGCGTCGTCAAATGCCCTACCTGCGGGGCACCAGTGGAATGGGTTGAGGCGAACCGGTATCGTCCCTTCTGTTCCGAGCGTTGTCGCCAGATCGATCTTGGCGCCTGGGCCTCGGAAGCCTATAGGATTCCGGTGCAGGAAACGGACGAGGATCCCGAGTCGTCCGATCCGCGGAGCTGA
- a CDS encoding ROK family transcriptional regulator yields MSITGDQSLLKQINRMALVRVIRRVPGLSRADVAKETGLTKSTVSLLVQELIDEGWLAELDAQVTGALGRRPTPLRIDPQRLAMIGGELAVDGLQVVLVSLTGEILDSLSETHADMQDVARVLARLGEMVAIAGERAKALGRELLGIGIGVPGAVDERSGLLKVAPNLGWRDVEVLAQVRRALEGNPLYNLPIYVQNEADVAALGEFEFGEAPVPEPLIYLSLGIGVGAGIVVSDRLFVGADGFAGEVGHSVLQRNGPLCSCGRRGCAEAFIGVRAIATRIAGAHGAKLSTNDLADLVNAGKLEAVEAAKEAGDYLGMLVQNLWTAFNPGRIVLGGPACALGDAFVGEARQTFALYAAEARLAIPELRLSLYGVQAVAVGAAALVLHKTTRPL; encoded by the coding sequence ATGTCGATCACCGGCGATCAGAGCCTGCTCAAACAGATCAACCGCATGGCTTTGGTACGCGTCATCCGTCGCGTCCCGGGCCTCTCGCGTGCTGACGTAGCGAAAGAAACCGGACTCACCAAGTCCACCGTCAGCCTGCTCGTCCAGGAGTTGATCGACGAGGGCTGGCTGGCCGAACTCGATGCGCAGGTGACCGGCGCGCTCGGTCGCCGGCCGACGCCGCTGCGGATCGATCCCCAGCGCCTCGCGATGATTGGCGGCGAGCTCGCGGTGGACGGCCTGCAGGTCGTCCTGGTCTCGCTGACCGGTGAAATCCTCGACTCGCTGAGCGAGACGCACGCCGACATGCAGGACGTTGCGCGCGTGCTCGCCCGCCTGGGCGAAATGGTGGCGATCGCGGGCGAGCGCGCCAAGGCGCTGGGGCGCGAATTGCTCGGCATCGGCATCGGCGTCCCGGGCGCCGTGGATGAGCGCAGCGGACTTCTCAAGGTTGCCCCCAACCTGGGCTGGCGTGACGTCGAGGTGCTGGCGCAAGTGCGCCGCGCGCTTGAGGGCAATCCGCTCTACAACCTGCCGATCTACGTGCAGAACGAGGCCGATGTCGCGGCTCTGGGCGAGTTCGAGTTCGGCGAAGCGCCAGTGCCCGAACCCCTGATCTACCTGAGCCTGGGCATCGGGGTGGGTGCGGGCATCGTGGTGAGCGACCGTCTCTTCGTCGGCGCGGATGGCTTTGCGGGGGAGGTCGGGCATTCGGTCCTGCAGCGCAACGGGCCCCTGTGTTCCTGTGGCCGGCGCGGCTGCGCCGAGGCCTTCATCGGCGTGCGCGCGATTGCCACGCGCATTGCAGGCGCGCACGGCGCGAAGCTGAGTACAAACGATCTCGCGGACTTGGTGAACGCTGGCAAGCTGGAGGCCGTGGAGGCCGCCAAGGAAGCGGGCGACTACCTCGGGATGCTCGTGCAGAACCTGTGGACCGCGTTCAACCCGGGGCGCATCGTCCTCGGTGGCCCGGCCTGCGCGCTGGGCGATGCCTTCGTCGGCGAGGCGCGCCAGACCTTTGCGCTCTACGCCGCAGAGGCCCGCCTGGCGATACCCGAACTGCGGCTCTCGCTCTACGGCGTGCAGGCCGTTGCAGTCGGTGCCGCGGCGCTGGTCTTACACAAGACGACGCGGCCGCTCTAG
- a CDS encoding SGNH/GDSL hydrolase family protein — protein sequence MLRSVRPLFLFCRAFTATFAVVLCLLAAQTALADGPPGASRWIASWTASPQAARDSHFVLPTGVPAELQDVTVRQFLRISLGGTRVRLRFSNAYGKAPLRIDQVVLAAPAREGASALARTLRFGGATQVSIAPGASVLSDQVALPLAPLTRLVVSLHLPASTAVETFHWDGRDTAWIARGELPLASAVQDDAQRITARLVLQAVEVAGDAGSGAVAVIGDSITDGNGASVDASARWPDFLAERLAPHGLAVINAGISGGRLLRDGMGESALARLERDVLAQPGVRALIVLIGINDIAWPGTIFDPQAQAPSVEALAVAYRELIGRAHARGLRVIGATLLPFAGALEGTPLADYHDARKDALRQAVNAWIRESGAFDAVVDLDAVTRDPADPLRLRTEADSGDHLHPGDAGNRMMAEAIPLSLLLSAKSPAHAR from the coding sequence ATGTTGCGATCTGTCCGTCCGCTCTTCCTTTTCTGCCGCGCATTCACTGCCACATTCGCCGTCGTGCTCTGCCTGCTGGCGGCGCAGACAGCCCTGGCGGATGGGCCGCCTGGCGCAAGTCGCTGGATCGCGAGCTGGACGGCCAGTCCGCAGGCCGCCAGGGACTCGCACTTCGTCCTTCCCACCGGCGTCCCCGCCGAACTCCAGGACGTCACCGTGCGCCAGTTCCTGCGCATCAGTCTCGGCGGCACGCGTGTGCGCCTGCGCTTCTCGAACGCCTACGGCAAGGCGCCGCTGCGCATCGATCAGGTCGTGCTCGCGGCGCCCGCGCGGGAAGGGGCGTCGGCCCTGGCGCGGACCCTGCGCTTCGGCGGCGCTACGCAGGTGAGCATCGCGCCCGGTGCTTCGGTGTTGAGCGATCAGGTCGCGCTGCCGCTGGCACCGCTCACGCGTCTCGTGGTGAGCCTGCACCTGCCTGCGAGTACGGCGGTCGAGACCTTCCACTGGGACGGGCGCGATACGGCCTGGATCGCGCGCGGCGAGCTGCCGCTTGCCAGCGCGGTGCAGGACGACGCCCAGCGCATCACTGCGCGCCTGGTGCTGCAGGCGGTCGAGGTGGCAGGCGATGCGGGCTCCGGTGCGGTGGCGGTGATCGGCGATTCGATCACCGACGGCAACGGCGCAAGCGTGGATGCCTCGGCCCGCTGGCCCGATTTCCTCGCCGAGCGTCTGGCACCGCACGGACTGGCGGTGATAAACGCCGGCATTTCGGGCGGTCGGCTATTGCGCGACGGCATGGGCGAAAGTGCGCTGGCGCGCCTGGAGCGCGACGTGCTGGCGCAGCCCGGCGTGCGTGCGCTGATCGTGCTCATCGGCATCAACGACATCGCCTGGCCGGGCACGATCTTCGATCCGCAGGCGCAAGCCCCTTCGGTGGAGGCGCTCGCCGTGGCCTATCGCGAACTGATCGGTCGGGCGCATGCGCGCGGCCTGAGGGTGATCGGGGCGACCCTGCTGCCTTTCGCTGGCGCGCTCGAAGGAACGCCGTTGGCCGACTATCACGACGCCCGCAAGGATGCGCTACGTCAGGCGGTGAACGCCTGGATCCGCGAGAGCGGTGCCTTCGACGCCGTGGTGGATCTCGATGCGGTAACGCGTGATCCCGCCGATCCGC
- a CDS encoding extracellular solute-binding protein, giving the protein MKLSVRPLAASLALGLSFAAHATTITVASFPSFDESVKLAIPLYKKLHPDVEIKVVSLAFNDHHNAMTTALATGSNVPDVMGIEIGYMGKFAESGGLEDLNQAPYNAQQFKAKFLRFAFPQGAGAVAGQVAIPADVGPGTLFYRKDILDKAGVTEAELTKSWDDFIKTSKTIKEKTGAYMLANAGDIFSIYIRSNLKDGEGVFFDKNGASLLNTPRFKRALELARDARKAGIDGKIGTWSSEWSEAFKRNQLASQMMGAWLAGHFETWLAPNTKGLWRASQLPENSFSSWGGSFYAIPKKAEHKKEAWEFVKFMTMNKEMQLLAYKKMGAYPASAEVQNDPFMNEPVEFLGGQKARLLWKTAAGRIPAIDVDKYDNVALEIVGAALDDVLEDDKDVDKALVEADAKLRRRVRR; this is encoded by the coding sequence ATGAAGCTGTCTGTCCGTCCGCTGGCCGCAAGCTTGGCGCTTGGCCTCAGTTTTGCCGCGCATGCCACCACCATCACCGTTGCCTCCTTCCCGTCCTTCGACGAGTCGGTGAAGCTGGCGATCCCGCTCTACAAGAAGCTGCATCCGGATGTCGAGATCAAGGTCGTGAGCCTTGCGTTCAACGATCACCACAACGCGATGACCACGGCGCTGGCCACCGGCTCGAACGTGCCCGACGTGATGGGTATCGAGATCGGTTACATGGGCAAGTTCGCCGAATCCGGCGGTCTCGAAGACCTCAACCAGGCGCCCTACAACGCCCAGCAGTTCAAGGCCAAATTCCTGCGCTTCGCCTTCCCGCAAGGCGCCGGCGCGGTGGCCGGACAGGTCGCCATCCCGGCGGACGTGGGCCCCGGCACGCTGTTCTATCGCAAGGACATCCTCGACAAGGCGGGCGTCACCGAGGCGGAACTGACCAAGAGCTGGGACGACTTCATCAAGACCAGCAAGACCATCAAGGAGAAGACCGGCGCCTACATGCTCGCCAATGCCGGCGACATCTTCTCGATCTACATCCGTTCCAACCTGAAGGACGGCGAGGGCGTGTTCTTCGACAAGAACGGCGCCTCGCTGCTCAACACGCCGCGCTTCAAGCGCGCGCTGGAGCTGGCCCGCGATGCGCGCAAGGCCGGCATCGACGGCAAGATCGGCACCTGGTCTTCCGAGTGGAGCGAAGCCTTCAAGCGCAATCAGCTGGCCTCCCAGATGATGGGTGCCTGGCTGGCCGGTCACTTCGAGACCTGGCTCGCGCCGAACACCAAGGGCCTGTGGCGCGCGTCGCAGTTGCCGGAGAACTCGTTCTCCTCCTGGGGCGGCTCGTTCTACGCCATCCCGAAGAAGGCCGAGCACAAGAAAGAGGCCTGGGAGTTCGTCAAGTTCATGACGATGAACAAGGAGATGCAGCTGCTCGCCTACAAGAAGATGGGCGCCTACCCGGCCAGTGCCGAAGTGCAGAACGACCCGTTCATGAACGAACCGGTCGAGTTTCTCGGCGGCCAGAAGGCCCGTCTGCTGTGGAAGACCGCAGCCGGCAGGATTCCGGCGATCGATGTCGACAAGTACGACAACGTCGCGCTGGAAATCGTGGGCGCAGCGCTGGACGACGTGCTCGAGGACGACAAGGACGTGGATAAGGCGCTGGTCGAGGCCGACGCCAAGCTCAGGCGCCGCGTCCGCCGATAA
- a CDS encoding glycoside hydrolase family 43 protein encodes MTMIQNPILPGFHPDPSILRVGEDYYIATSTFEWWPGVRIHHSRDLVHWRHHSYVLTRESQLTMRGNPDSCGIWAPCLTRAHGQFWLVFTNVRTLAGAYKDTPNYLVTAASIEGPWSEPVYLNSSGFDPSLFHDDDGRSWLVNMEWSHHAGKTPFTGILLQEYDRAAQKLVGPIHRIFEGSPVGLVEGPHLYKRDGYYYLMVAEGGTGYDHAVTVARSRRLTGPYELPESVPHPLITAKNSDRAGLQRAGHGSLIQTPSGEWYLAHLCGRPIEWATLVPQTPDGEVNYEIANCNLGRETALQRVEWTADGWLRTTHGDNVPRREVSAPDLPAAPFAAEPARDDFDAPVLSGYFNSLRAPFDPSWVSLSARPGWLRLTGRESLMSFHDQSLVMRRQQHFHCEAETELDFAPESFQQMAGLLAYYNTQNHAYLCVTVAPHGAPNAGERVLRLLGNDHGIYHEWSEAIPLAAGTVRLKVVFALDRFHFEYAQGDAPWQPAGPALPAAMLSDEHATVFDGGYARSFGFTGNYLGLACQDLTGRRMHADFDHFTYQESV; translated from the coding sequence ATGACCATGATCCAGAACCCCATCCTGCCTGGCTTCCATCCGGACCCGTCCATCCTGCGGGTGGGCGAGGACTACTACATCGCGACCTCCACCTTCGAATGGTGGCCCGGCGTGCGCATCCATCACTCGCGCGACCTGGTGCACTGGCGTCATCACAGCTATGTGCTGACGCGCGAAAGCCAGCTCACGATGCGCGGCAATCCGGATTCCTGCGGCATCTGGGCGCCGTGCCTCACGCGTGCGCACGGACAGTTCTGGCTTGTCTTCACGAACGTGCGCACGCTCGCCGGCGCCTACAAGGACACGCCGAACTATCTGGTGACCGCCGCCTCGATCGAGGGACCGTGGTCCGAGCCGGTGTATCTGAACAGCTCCGGCTTCGACCCCTCGCTCTTCCATGACGATGACGGCCGCAGCTGGCTGGTGAACATGGAGTGGAGCCACCACGCGGGAAAGACGCCGTTCACCGGCATCCTGCTGCAGGAGTACGACCGCGCAGCGCAGAAGCTCGTGGGGCCCATCCACCGCATCTTCGAAGGCAGCCCGGTCGGCCTGGTCGAGGGCCCGCATCTCTACAAGCGCGATGGCTACTACTACCTGATGGTCGCCGAGGGCGGCACCGGCTACGACCATGCGGTGACCGTCGCACGCTCGCGCCGGCTCACCGGGCCCTACGAGCTGCCGGAATCGGTGCCGCACCCTTTGATCACCGCGAAGAACTCCGACCGCGCCGGCCTGCAACGCGCGGGGCATGGCAGCCTGATCCAGACGCCCTCGGGCGAGTGGTACCTCGCGCATCTGTGCGGCCGACCGATCGAGTGGGCGACTCTGGTTCCGCAGACACCAGACGGCGAAGTGAACTACGAGATCGCCAACTGCAACCTCGGTCGCGAAACCGCCCTGCAACGGGTCGAGTGGACCGCCGACGGTTGGCTACGCACCACGCACGGCGACAATGTTCCGCGCCGGGAAGTGTCCGCACCGGACCTGCCCGCGGCGCCTTTCGCCGCCGAGCCCGCGCGCGACGACTTCGATGCGCCGGTGCTCTCCGGCTACTTCAACAGCCTGCGCGCGCCCTTCGACCCGAGCTGGGTCAGCCTTTCCGCACGCCCCGGCTGGCTGCGTCTGACCGGTCGCGAATCGCTCATGTCCTTCCATGACCAGAGCCTGGTCATGCGACGCCAGCAGCACTTTCACTGCGAGGCCGAGACGGAACTCGACTTCGCGCCGGAATCCTTTCAACAGATGGCGGGCCTGCTCGCCTACTACAACACCCAGAACCACGCCTACCTCTGCGTCACTGTGGCGCCGCACGGCGCGCCCAATGCGGGCGAGCGGGTGTTGCGACTGCTGGGCAACGATCACGGCATCTACCATGAGTGGAGCGAGGCGATCCCGCTGGCGGCCGGCACGGTGCGCCTGAAGGTCGTGTTCGCACTCGACCGCTTCCACTTCGAATACGCCCAGGGCGATGCGCCCTGGCAGCCGGCGGGACCGGCGCTGCCCGCGGCCATGCTCTCGGACGAACACGCCACCGTGTTCGACGGCGGCTATGCGCGCAGCTTCGGCTTTACCGGCAACTACCTCGGGCTCGCCTGCCAGGACCTCACCGGCCGGCGCATGCACGCTGACTTTGACCACTTCACTTATCAGGAGTCTGTCTGA
- the zapD gene encoding cell division protein ZapD has product MITYEYPLNERIRTLLRLEDLFEKTAHFAQSAGPYEHHIALVTLFEILDVAGRADLKVDLVQELERQRQILISFRHNPDISEEALSGALYEIEQASAALLSMAGKIGQYLRENEWLMSIRSRAAIPGGVCEFDLPSYHFWLNRGVEARQADLRSWLAPMAPIREGLAIVLRLLRASGRPEEQVARRGQYQMMMGGRSAQMLRVRLSRDDTWVPEISGNKYALNIRFVAAESVVRARQTDTDVAFELTFCNL; this is encoded by the coding sequence GTGATCACCTACGAATATCCGCTGAACGAGCGCATTCGGACCTTGCTCCGTCTGGAAGACCTGTTCGAAAAAACCGCGCACTTCGCGCAGTCGGCCGGCCCCTACGAACACCACATCGCGCTGGTCACGCTGTTCGAGATCCTCGACGTCGCGGGCCGCGCCGATCTGAAGGTCGATCTGGTGCAGGAGCTCGAGCGCCAGCGCCAGATCCTCATCTCCTTCCGCCACAACCCGGACATCTCCGAAGAGGCGCTTTCGGGCGCGCTCTACGAGATCGAACAGGCGAGCGCGGCCTTGCTCTCGATGGCCGGCAAGATCGGCCAGTACCTGCGCGAGAACGAGTGGCTGATGAGCATCCGCAGCCGGGCCGCGATTCCCGGCGGCGTCTGCGAGTTCGATCTGCCGTCCTACCACTTCTGGCTCAATCGGGGCGTCGAAGCCCGCCAGGCCGATTTGCGCAGCTGGCTGGCGCCGATGGCACCGATCCGCGAGGGCCTCGCGATCGTGCTGCGCCTCTTGCGGGCGAGCGGTCGCCCGGAAGAGCAGGTGGCGCGCCGCGGCCAGTACCAGATGATGATGGGCGGGCGCAGCGCCCAGATGCTGCGCGTGCGCCTGTCGCGGGACGACACCTGGGTGCCCGAGATCAGCGGCAACAAGTACGCGCTCAACATCCGTTTCGTGGCGGCCGAGAGCGTCGTACGCGCGCGCCAGACCGACACTGACGTCGCCTTCGAACTGACTTTCTGCAATCTCTGA